A genomic region of Microtus ochrogaster isolate Prairie Vole_2 chromosome 15, MicOch1.0, whole genome shotgun sequence contains the following coding sequences:
- the Atg101 gene encoding autophagy-related protein 101 yields the protein MNCRSEVLEVSVEGRQVEEAMLAVLHTVLLHRSTGKFHYKKEGTYSIGTVGIQDVDCDFIDFTYVRVSSEELDRALRKVVGEFKDALRNSGGDGLGQMSLEFYQKKKSRWPFSDECIPWEVWTVKVHVVALATEQERQICREKVGEKLCEKIINIVEVMSRHEYLPKMPTQSEVDNVFDTGLRDVQPYLYKISFQITDALGTSVTTTMRRLIKDTLAL from the exons ATGAACTGTCGATCAGAAGTGCTGGAAGTGTCAGTGGAGGGGCGGCAGGTGGAGGAGGCCATGCTGGCCGTGCTACACACAGTGCTCCTGCACCGCAGCACGGGCAAGTTTCACTACAAGAAGGAGGGCACTTACTCCATCGGCACCGTGGGCATCCAGGATGTTGACTGTGACTTCATTGACTTCACGTATGTGCGTGTCTCCTCTGAGGAGCTGGACCGGGCCTTGCGCAAGGTTGTTGGGGAATTCAAG gatgCACTGCGAAATTCAGGTGGTGATGGGCTAGGCCAGATGTCCTTGGAGTTCTATCAGAAGAAAAAGTCCCGCTGGCCTTTTTCGGATGAGTGTATCCCTTGGGAGGTATGGACGGTCAAGGTGCATGTGGTAGCCCTGGCCACGGAGCAGGAGCGGCAGATCTGCCGAGAGAAGGTGGGTGAGAAGCTCTGTGAGAAGATCATCAACATTGTGGAGGTGATGAGCAGGCACGAGTACCTGCCCAAGATGCCCACGCAGTCAGAAGTGGACAACGTGTTTGACACAGGCCTGCGCGATGTGCAGCCCTACCTCTACAAGATCTCCTTTCAGATCACTGATGCCTTGGGCACCTCCGTCACCACCACTATGCGCAGGCTCATCAAAGACACCCTTGCTCTGTAG
- the Nr4a1 gene encoding nuclear receptor subfamily 4 group A member 1, giving the protein MPCIQAQYGTPATSPGPRDYLTSDPLALEFSKPTMDLASPEAVPTAPTTLPSFSTFMDGYAGEFDTFLYQLPGTTQPCSSASSSASSTSSSSSSATSPASASFKFEDFQVYGCYPGTLSGPLDETLSSSGSDYYGSPCSAPSPSTPSFQPPQLSPWDGSFGHFSPSQTYEGLRAWTEQLPKASGPPPPPTFFSFSPPMGPSPSLAQSSLKLFSPPSTHQLGKGESYSMPAAFPGLSPTSPNLDTSGILDAPVTSTKARSGASGGSEGRCAVCGDNASCQHYGVRTCEGCKGFFKRTVQKSAKYICLANKDCPVDKRRRNRCQFCRFQKCLAVGMVKEVVRTDSLKGRRGRLPSKPKQPTNLLTSLIRAHLDSGPSTAKLDYSKFQELVLPHFGKEDAGDVQQFYDLLTGSLEVIRKWAEKIPGFAELSSGDQDLLLELAFLELFILRLAYRSKPDEGKLIFCSGLVLHRLQCARGFGDWIDSILAFSRSLQSLAVDVPAFACLSALVLITDRHGLQDPRRVEELQNRILCCLKEHMATVVGEPQPASCLSRLLGKLPELRTLGTQGLHRILYLKLEDLVAPPPILDKIFMDTLSF; this is encoded by the exons ATGCCCTGTATCCAAGCCCAATATGGAACACCAGCAACAAGCCCAGGACCGCGTGACTACCTGACGAGTGACCCCCTGGCCCTTGAGTTCAGCAAGCCTACCATGGACCTGGCCAGCCCTGAGGCAGTGCCCACTGCACCCACCACCCTTCCCAGCTTCAGCACCTTCATGGACGGCTACGCTGGAGAGTTTGACACCTTCCTGTACCAGCTGCCGGGGACAACCCAGCCATGCTCCTCAGCTTCTTCGTCAGCTTCCTCCAcgtcttcttcctcatcctcagccacctctcccgcctctgcttccttcaaGTTTGAAGACTTCCAAGTGTATGGCTGTTATCCCGGCACCCTGAGTGGCCCATTAGATGAGACCCTGTCCTCCAGCGGCTCTGATTACTATGGCAGTCCCTGCTCAGCCCCATCACCATCTACACCCAGCTTCCAGCCACCCCAGCTCTCTCCCTGGGATGGCTCATTTGGCCACTTCTCCCCCAGCCAGACTTATGAAGGCCTTCGGGCATGGACAGAGCAGTTGCCCAAGGCTTCTGGGCCTCCACCACCTCCAACCTTCTTCTCCTTCAGTCCCCCAATGGGTCCCAGCCCCAGCCTGGCCCAGAGTTCTCTCAAGCTGTTCTCACCACCATCCACCCACCAGCTTGGGAAGGGAGAGAGCTATTCCATGCCAGCGGCTTTCCCTGGCTTGTCACCTACCTCTCCGAACCTTGACACTTCCGGGATTCTGGATGCACCTGTGACTTCCACCAAGGCCCGGAGTGGGGCTTCTGGTGGCAGCGAAGGCCGCTGTGCCGTTTGTGGGGACAACGCTTCCTGCCAGCATTACGGGGTCCGCACCTGTGAGGGCTGCAAGGGTTTCTTCAAG CGTACAGTGCAGAAAAGTGCCAAGTACATCTGCCTGGCAAACAAGGACTGCCCTGTGGACAAGAGGCGGCGAAACCGCTGCCAGTTCTGTCGCTTCCAGAAGTGCCTGGCTGTAGGCATGGTGAAGGAAG TTGTCCGGACAGACAGCCTAAAGGGGCGGCGTGGCCGGCTGCCTTCCAAACCCAAACAACCTACCAATCTCCTTACTTCTCTCATCCGGGCGCATTTGGACTCTGGGCCTAGCACTGCCAAGTTGGATTATTCCAAG TTCCAGGAGCTGGTGCTGCCCCACTTCGGGAAGGAAGATGCAGGCGATGTGCAGCAGTTTTATGACTTGCTCACGGGCTCCCTGGAAGTTATCCGAAAGTGGGCAGAGAAGATCCCAGGCTTTGCCGAGCTTTCCTCCGGAGACCAAGACCTGCTATTGGAGTTGGccttcctggaactctttatTCTCCGCCTGGCCTACCG ATCTAAGCCTGATGAAGGGAAGCTCATCTTTTGCTCAGGCCTGGTGCTACACCGGCTACAGTGTGCCCGAGGCTTTGGCGACTGGATTGACAGCATCCTAGCCTTCTCACGGTCCCTGCAAAGCTTGGCTGTTGATGtccctgcctttgcctgcctgtctgctctgGTCCTTATCACTG ACCGACACGGGCTCCAGGATCCTCGGCGCGTGGAGGAGCTGCAGAATCGCATTCTCTGCTGCCTGAAGGAGCACATGGCTACTGTGGTGGGAGAGCCTCAGCCAGCCAGCTGCCTGTCACGTCTGCTGGGCAAGTTGCCTGAGCTTCGGACCCTGGGCACCCAAGGCCTGCACCGCATCTTATACCTCAAGCTGGAGGACTTGGTGGCCCCTCCACCTATTTTGGACAAGATCTTTATGGACACATTGTCTTTCTGA